From Drosophila yakuba strain Tai18E2 chromosome 2L, Prin_Dyak_Tai18E2_2.1, whole genome shotgun sequence, one genomic window encodes:
- the LOC120320432 gene encoding uncharacterized protein LOC120320432 isoform X4 — MSYEHQATEEMKIVQINLNHCEAAHHLLSKTMREVRTDVALISDPYKKTPGPYYILDGTRSAANLINGTSRPRNLRIGSFFVRGLVGDLCLYSCYLPPRLSLQEFSAVIDELANDARGERNAGDFSAWAEEWGSVHTNARGRTLQEAFPSMDVALLNTGTEHTFSRAGAGSVVDLTFCNGSLFQRAQWSVSDVYTASDHKAIICDITSRGSFTDPPAKRHFNAAASAISLTRAVKRAGIASMRVSRSHHRHREPVYWWTDEIAEARRTCLRARRRQQREHGHPNNEILRQEYADNRRALKRLIKQSKRRCFLELCDSAEQDPWG; from the coding sequence ATGTCCTATGAGCACCAAGCCACCGAGGAAATGAAGATCGTCCAGATTAACCTAAATCACTGTGAAGCGGCGCACCACCTGTTGAGCAAAACCATGCGCGAAGTCCGAACTGACGTAGCGCTAATAAGCGACCCGTATAAGAAAACACCCGGGCCATACTACATATTGGACGGTACAAGAAGCGCCGCGAACCTGATCAACGGGACAAGCAGACCAAGAAACCTGCGCATTGGCTCATTCTTTGTAAGGGGGCTGGTTGGTGACCTGTGCCTGTACAGCTGCTATCTACCACCACGCCTTTCCCTTCAGGAATTTTCGGCAGTTATAGATGAGCTGGCTAACGACGCAAGAGGCGAGCGAAACGCTGGGGACTTCAGCGCCTGGGCAGAGGAGTGGGGCTCAGTCCACACGAACGCAAGAGGCCGAACCCTTCAGGAAGCCTTCCCGTCTATGGACGTAGCTCTCCTGAACACGGGGACGGAGCACACCTTCAGCCGAGCTGGAGCAGGGTCGGTAGTAGACCTGACCTTCTGCAATGGCTCGCTTTTCCAGCGCGCACAATGGTCCGTCAGCGATGTATATACGGCAAGTGACCACAAGGCGATTATCTGCGACATCACCAGCAGAGGATCTTTCACAGACCCACCAGCGAAGAGGCACTTTAACGCAGCGGCAAGCGCAATCAGCCTGACTAGAGCAGTCAAGAGGGCAGGCATAGCAAGCATGAGGGTGTCAAggagccaccaccgccaccgggAACCAGTCTATTGGTGGACCGACGAGATCGCGGAGGCTCGCAGAACCTGCCTTCGGGCAAGACGGCGGCAGCAAAGGGAGCACGGCCACCCCAACAACGAAATTCTGAGGCAAGAATATGCTGACAATCGAAGGGCCTTAAAGAGACTCATCAAGCAGTCGAAGAGGAGATGCTTCTTGGAGCTATGCGACTCAGCCGAGCAGGACCCTTGGGGTTAA